The following coding sequences lie in one Arachis stenosperma cultivar V10309 chromosome 5, arast.V10309.gnm1.PFL2, whole genome shotgun sequence genomic window:
- the LOC130979753 gene encoding probable aquaporin PIP-type 7a has translation MEGKEQDVSLGANKFPERQPIGTAAQSQDDGKDYKEPPPAPLFEPSELTSWSFYRAGIAEFVATFLFLYITILTVMGVNRSSSKCATVGIQGIAWSFGGMIFALVYCTAGISGGHINPAVTFGLFLARKLSLTRAVFYMVMQCLGAICGAGVVKGFEGKTFYGSHNGGANFVAPGYTKGDGLGAEIVGTFILVYTVFSATDAKRNARDSHVPLLAPLPIGFAVFLVHLATIPITGTGINPARSLGAAIIFNKDLGWNDHWIFWVGPFIGAALAALYHQVVIRAMPFKSS, from the exons atggaGGGAAAGGAACAAGATGTGTCATTGGGAGCTAACAAGTTCCCAGAGAGACAGCCGATCGGGACGGCGGCGCAGAGCCAAGACGATGGGAAGGACTACAAGGAGCCACCACCAGCTCCGCTATTTGAGCCTTCAGAACTGACCTCGTGGTCGTTCTACAGGGCCGGAATAGCGGAGTTCGTGGCCACTTTCCTCTTTCTATATATCACAATCTTGACGGTTATGGGAGTGAATAGGTCTTCTTCCAAGTGCGCCACTGTTGGTATTCAAGGAATTGCTTGGTCCTTTGGTGGCATGATCTTTGCCCTTGTTTACTGCACCGCTGGCATTTCtg GTGGTCACATTAACCCGGCAGTGACATTCGGTTTGTTCTTGGCGAGGAAGTTGTCTTTGACGAGGGCAGTATTCTATATGGTAATGCAGTGCCTTGGAGCAATTTGCGGTGCTGGAGTTGTTAAGGGCTTCGAGGGCAAAACCTTCTACGGCAGCCACAATGGCGGTGCCAACTTCGTCGCCCCTGGTTACACCAAAGGCGACGGTCTTGGCGCTGAGATTGTTGGCACCTTTATTCTTGTCTACACCGTCTTCTCTGCCACCGATGCCAAGCGCAACGCACGAGATTCTCACGTTCCA CTTTTGGCACCATTGCCAATTGGGTTCGCTGTGTTCTTGGTTCACTTGGCTACTATTCCCATCACCGGAACCGGTATCAATCCTGCTCGGAGTCTTGGTGCTGCGATCATCTTCAACAAAGACCTCGGTTGGAATGACCAT TGGATTTTCTGGGTGGGTCCTTTCATTGGAGCAGCTCTTGCGGCTCTCTACCACCAAGTTGTGATCAGGGCCATGCCTTTCAAATCTAGCTAA